The Peribacillus sp. FSL E2-0218 genome contains a region encoding:
- a CDS encoding DedA family protein encodes MVSQLIMTILNWFAGMGYLGILLGLMVEVIPSELVLGYGGYLVGLGKMNFWGAVLAGVAGGTMAQLFLYWAGYYGGRPFLLKYGKYILIKEKHIFMSERWFQRYGVGVIFTARFIPVVRHAISIPAGIARMSVWKFIFYTIAAVIPWTILFLSLGKILGDNWQQVREITAPYLIPAAGFSFVFIMLYIIWKRKSPPPVVLVKKIGRFSDK; translated from the coding sequence ATGGTATCACAGCTTATAATGACGATATTGAATTGGTTTGCCGGAATGGGGTATTTGGGCATATTATTGGGGCTGATGGTCGAAGTCATCCCGAGTGAGCTTGTTCTTGGATACGGCGGATATTTGGTAGGCTTAGGAAAAATGAATTTTTGGGGAGCCGTCCTTGCAGGGGTAGCAGGAGGGACGATGGCCCAGTTATTTCTTTATTGGGCTGGTTACTATGGCGGACGGCCTTTTTTGTTGAAGTATGGAAAATATATTTTAATAAAGGAAAAGCATATTTTTATGTCCGAACGTTGGTTTCAACGTTATGGGGTAGGGGTCATTTTCACGGCTCGATTCATCCCGGTTGTCCGCCATGCCATTTCCATCCCGGCAGGAATAGCCAGGATGTCCGTATGGAAATTCATCTTCTATACGATTGCGGCAGTCATACCCTGGACCATTTTGTTTTTATCCTTAGGAAAAATCCTCGGTGATAATTGGCAGCAAGTCAGGGAAATCACTGCGCCATATCTAATTCCGGCAGCAGGTTTTTCCTTTGTTTTCATCATGCTTTATATCATATGGAAAAGGAAGAGTCCTCCCCCGGTCGTATTGGTTAAAAAAATAGGTCGGTTTTCTGATAAATGA
- a CDS encoding Lmo0850 family protein translates to MKNRIINKYKDLGIHIEKTKSRQEIFNNVSQTDSSLLTTAAFLQFVRKTEAKGILMQ, encoded by the coding sequence ATGAAGAACCGAATCATCAATAAGTATAAGGATCTCGGGATTCATATTGAAAAAACGAAATCACGGCAGGAGATTTTCAACAATGTTTCGCAAACGGATTCATCCTTACTCACCACAGCTGCTTTTTTGCAATTCGTCCGAAAAACGGAGGCTAAAGGAATATTGATGCAATGA